The DNA sequence CGATACCTGCTGATAACACGATCACTCGCTCCATTTTATCCGATAAGAGCAAAGCCGTAGCTGCCGGTGTAATCAGCATTGCCACCACCAGGATAACGCCCACCGTCTGTAAAGATGCGACCACCGCAAAAGATAGCAACAACATCAAAAAGTAGTGGATCAGCCGCACTGGTATACCCATGGTTTCCGCTACCACGGGTTGAAAGGTAGAAACAAAGAGATAGCGGTAAAAGACAACAACACTGAGAATAACGTACAAGGTAACTAAGCCCGTCAGCATCAGGTCGGTATCCGCAACGCCGAGCACATTTCCGAAAAGGAAGTCCTTCAAATCCAGGTGAACCCCCTGGTTTCTGCTTATGTAAGAGATACCAATCACCCCCAGCGAAAACATGGCGGTAAAGACAATACCGATGGCTGCGTCATTTTTGGTATTTACACGGTGTTGGATCCAGGTGATGCCTACTGCCGTCAGTAAGCCTGCCAGTACCGACCCCGTAAAGAAAGCCAAAGTACTGTATCCTACCAGCAAAAAAGCGACGACCACGCCTGGTAAAATAGCATGAGCAAGGGCATCTCCAACCAAGGACATATTGCGAAGTACAATGAAACAGCCCAAAATACCACACATTATCCCAACCAAACTGGAAGCAAGTAAGGCTCTTACGGCCCAGGTCTCCTGTAAAATATGGAATAAGTCTATCATCGTATGACAAAGATAATACTTCGTGCAAACAAAAACAACTTTTAGATTAGTCTAAAAGACTTTTGTAGGCACTTACCAATTGTTCGGTCAGCACTTCGCCCGTGAACCGCTGTGCGTATTGGTAACCAGCAGCGATTTTCTCTTTACGCAAGGCCTGGTCTGTGAGCAAACTGACCATTCCTTCCTTCATCTCCTCTGCGCTACCAGGGTTAACGAGGTAACCACCGGGGCCGGCAGCCTCAGGCAACGAAGATACATTAGAGGTAAGCACTGGCACTCCGCTAAAAAGTGCTTCCAAAACAGGAATACCAAAGCCCTCTGCATAGGAAGGGTAGACAAAAAGTTGTGCTTGCTGATACAGTGCAGGAAGTTCGGCAAAGGTAGGTTGGATAAAAATCAACTGATCTAAAACACCCCGGTCTTGAGCGAGCTGTTGCACCCGCTTCTTATACCCATCGCCCTGGCCTACCACTACTAAAGGCAGCTTAAGCGCTGGTGGTAAACCAGCCATAGCTTCTACTACTCCCAATAAATTTTTCCGCTCAATCAGCGAACCCACATAAAGCATAAACGCTTTAGGAAGCGCATATTTCTCTAACACTGCATTGCGGGCACTAGCCGGTTTTTCCAGCATAAAACCTTCATGGCAAGACTGATAGATTACCCTGATTTTATCTTCCGCGATACCGTAAAATTGCATGATGTCCCGCTTGGTGCTTTCGCTAATAGCAATAATCAGATCACTATTTTCGCAAGCGTAGCGAAACTTTCGGTCATAAATTTTTACATCTAGCCACTTGTACTGTTCAGGATAATGCTTAAAGACGAGATCATGAATGGTGACAATCGTAGGTATTCCCGTTGCCGGAAGGCCATAGGGAATTTCGTGACTTAAGCCATGAAAAAGATCTATTTTATCCTTTACGATATCTGCGGTTTGCCGCCAACTCCGCCACAATATTTGGCGGCTTTTAGCGGGCATACGAACCGTAAACATAGGGCTATCTAGAAAAAACTGCGTTTGTGGTGTACGACTTACCTTGGGCGTATAGAGAAAGTATTCCTCATCGGGATGAAAGGAAGTGAGGTTCCGCAAAAGGGTACGACTGTAATTCCCCAGTCCGGTAAAATTGTTGAAAATTCTTTTGGCGTCGTAACCGATTCGGTGCATGAAATGGGCCGCTTAATAACAAAGCACCATTTGTCTTTAGACAGATGGTGCTTTGCAGGTTGTATATTTAGTAGGAATGGACACTAGACCGAGAAGCTTTCCCCACAACCGCAGGTGCGCGAAGCATTCGGATTATTGAAATAAAAGCCCTTCCCTTCCAAACCACCGGAGAATTCCAGCGTGGTATTGCACAGATAAAGAAAGCTCTTTAGGTCTGTAACGATTTTTACGCCATTGTCTTCAAAGACCTGATCATCCGGGCGCGGCTGGTTGTCAAAGTCCATTTGGTAACTCAAGCCTGAGCAACCGCCGCTGGTAACTGATACCCTTACAAAATGATCTTTCGTGAGCTGATCTTTTTGCTCAATCTCTTTGATTCTCTCTTTTGCACTGTCGCCTACAAAAAGCATACCTTCTCAAAATTTATGATCAATAACTTCATTACGAACAACCCGTAAGGTAAGCTGAAAGTTTTGTCAACTCAAAGATACCGGTAATTGAGAACTAAAATAGAGAAATTAGTGGGAATCTGAGCTTTTGAGGGGTAGATATAGTCCTCCAAGGTAGGATTTGTGATTTCTGACTTGCTCTTTTCTCGTCTCGCTGCGCCTGCCTGCCAGCGAGGCTGCCTACCGTATATACACATCTCCTTCAAATTCCGAATGTAGGTTTAGCATGTCCATTGCCTGCACAAATTCGTTGAGCCGTCGTAGGCCGTTCCACATCGTTATTGGCCCAGCAGGGCGTTGAGAAGCGTAGCCTGACCATCCTCCGAGCCTAGCAACGACCCATGCTGCGAAGGATAAAGAATTAGGCGGATAAGGATTTTTCAATTTCTCGGTATTACCTTCTAGTTGAGGATTGATTCGCTCAATGACTTTGATTACTTTGGGCTCAAACCCAGCCTCAATACCTAAGTCTTGAGGTTCATCGCGAGCTTGAACTAGCTGCATCACTCTTATAGAACTGATCAGCGCCAGTACCGTAAGGTTCTTGAGTGCAGCTGCATTTGATACTTGTGCCGATTGAACGTCCATTCCTTTCTTTTTCAATGTCCGAAAGACTTGCTCGATCACCCAGCGCTGTACATAATAGCCGATTATACGTAAAGCGTCATCCATACTCTGGATGCT is a window from the Lewinella sp. LCG006 genome containing:
- a CDS encoding glycosyltransferase family 4 protein, with the translated sequence MHRIGYDAKRIFNNFTGLGNYSRTLLRNLTSFHPDEEYFLYTPKVSRTPQTQFFLDSPMFTVRMPAKSRQILWRSWRQTADIVKDKIDLFHGLSHEIPYGLPATGIPTIVTIHDLVFKHYPEQYKWLDVKIYDRKFRYACENSDLIIAISESTKRDIMQFYGIAEDKIRVIYQSCHEGFMLEKPASARNAVLEKYALPKAFMLYVGSLIERKNLLGVVEAMAGLPPALKLPLVVVGQGDGYKKRVQQLAQDRGVLDQLIFIQPTFAELPALYQQAQLFVYPSYAEGFGIPVLEALFSGVPVLTSNVSSLPEAAGPGGYLVNPGSAEEMKEGMVSLLTDQALRKEKIAAGYQYAQRFTGEVLTEQLVSAYKSLLD
- a CDS encoding HesB/IscA family protein; the protein is MLFVGDSAKERIKEIEQKDQLTKDHFVRVSVTSGGCSGLSYQMDFDNQPRPDDQVFEDNGVKIVTDLKSFLYLCNTTLEFSGGLEGKGFYFNNPNASRTCGCGESFSV